A single Roseinatronobacter monicus DNA region contains:
- a CDS encoding TRAP transporter large permease: MEHWILFGTFAGLLLIGTPVAFCLGIASIATVMYIGLPPLVVFQRLNSGVSVYALMAIPFFIYAGELMVRGDIARRLVALAGALVGHLRGGLGQVNIVASCLFGGISGSAAADASAIGGLMVPQMKERGYGADYAVNITVVSSIIALMLPPSHNLIIYSIAGGGRISIADLFAAGIIPGMLLALSLMVTAWVVAKRRGYPVGTFPGLQMLGVIFVSALPGLVLIGIIFGGVRSGVFTASESSCIAVVYAIFITVLVYRSLSWQAFVAATLGAVRTTAMVLLVIGCAASFGWLMAYLQVPTAIVLFMQTVSDNPIIVLLLINIMLLFLGTFMDMSPLIVITTPIFLPVAMAFGIDPVHFGIIMILNLGIGLCTPPVGAVLFVGCAVGKVPIGTVLRTIWPFYGAAVATLMLVTYVPALSLWLPSLFR, translated from the coding sequence ATGGAACACTGGATACTCTTCGGCACCTTTGCCGGTCTTTTGCTGATCGGCACGCCGGTGGCATTCTGCCTTGGCATCGCCTCGATTGCGACGGTTATGTATATCGGACTGCCGCCGCTTGTGGTGTTTCAGCGCCTCAATTCCGGGGTGTCGGTCTATGCGCTGATGGCCATTCCGTTTTTCATCTATGCGGGCGAGTTGATGGTGCGGGGCGATATTGCCCGCCGCCTTGTCGCCCTTGCCGGTGCACTGGTCGGGCATCTTCGGGGCGGGCTGGGGCAAGTGAATATCGTCGCGTCTTGCCTGTTCGGGGGCATATCGGGGTCAGCGGCGGCGGATGCGTCGGCCATCGGCGGCCTGATGGTCCCGCAGATGAAGGAACGCGGGTACGGCGCGGACTATGCCGTCAATATTACCGTGGTGTCCTCGATCATCGCGCTGATGCTACCACCCTCGCACAACCTTATCATCTATTCCATCGCAGGCGGCGGGCGCATCTCGATTGCGGATCTGTTCGCCGCCGGGATCATCCCCGGTATGCTGCTGGCGTTGTCGCTGATGGTCACTGCCTGGGTCGTGGCCAAGCGTCGTGGCTATCCGGTGGGCACGTTCCCCGGCCTGCAAATGCTGGGCGTGATCTTCGTTTCTGCGCTTCCGGGCCTTGTGCTGATCGGCATCATTTTCGGCGGCGTGCGGTCGGGTGTGTTCACGGCTTCGGAAAGCTCGTGCATTGCTGTGGTCTATGCCATTTTCATCACTGTACTGGTGTACCGCTCGCTGTCATGGCAGGCCTTTGTTGCCGCCACTCTGGGTGCGGTGCGCACCACGGCGATGGTGCTATTGGTCATCGGCTGTGCGGCATCCTTCGGCTGGTTGATGGCCTATCTGCAAGTGCCCACGGCCATCGTTTTGTTCATGCAGACTGTCAGCGACAACCCCATCATCGTGCTGCTGCTGATCAACATCATGCTGCTGTTTCTGGGCACGTTCATGGATATGAGCCCGCTGATCGTCATCACCACGCCGATCTTTCTGCCAGTTGCTATGGCATTCGGTATCGACCCGGTGCATTTCGGGATCATCATGATCCTGAACCTTGGCATCGGCCTGTGCACCCCGCCCGTGGGCGCCGTGCTGTTCGTCGGTTGCGCTGTGGGCAAGGTGCCCATCGGCACGGTCCTGCGCACGATCTGGCCCTTCTACGGCGCGGCTGTGGCGACACTTATGCTGGTCACGTATGTGCCTGCGCTGTCGCTCTGGCTGCCATCCCTTTTCCGCTGA
- a CDS encoding TRAP transporter small permease has product MQQLVIGVSRKLAVVARIALWISGTGLVLMTAAVAWQVFGRYVLNATPVWTEVTAVLLMGWFIFLGAAVGIREGYHLSFDIMLYILPTRVKAVLFTISDLLVAGFALGMTFYGLQLAQGTWSNTISGLGLPRGVTFLGLLTGGGLMVIFSLERVARRFVGLPTARFGETELTGD; this is encoded by the coding sequence ATGCAGCAACTTGTGATTGGCGTTTCTCGAAAACTGGCGGTTGTGGCGCGCATCGCATTGTGGATTTCCGGCACAGGTCTGGTGCTGATGACCGCCGCTGTCGCGTGGCAGGTTTTCGGGCGCTATGTGCTGAACGCAACCCCCGTCTGGACCGAAGTTACCGCTGTCTTGCTGATGGGGTGGTTCATCTTTCTGGGGGCCGCTGTCGGCATCCGAGAGGGGTATCACCTGTCGTTTGATATCATGCTCTATATCCTGCCAACGCGCGTCAAGGCGGTCTTGTTCACGATCTCGGACCTGCTGGTGGCAGGTTTTGCCCTTGGTATGACCTTCTACGGGCTGCAACTTGCCCAAGGTACGTGGAGCAACACCATTTCCGGCCTGGGTCTGCCGCGCGGTGTAACCTTTCTGGGTCTGCTGACTGGCGGCGGGCTGATGGTGATTTTCTCGCTCGAACGCGTGGCGCGCCGCTTTGTTGGCCTGCCCACCGCCCGGTTTGGCGAGACCGAACTTACCGGGGATTGA
- a CDS encoding TRAP transporter substrate-binding protein translates to MKYQTLGAALLASAAFVAPAFAQDIVLRSSDTHPPGYPTVAAVEYMGELISERTDGRIAVQVYHSAQLGEESDTIEQTQFGVIDLNRISMGPFNNLIEATKAPSMPFIFRDVAHMRAVMDGEIGEEILAEFDDHNLVGLAFYDAGARSMYNRQRPIESLEDMEGLRIRVIQSDLFVDMIGALGANATPMPYGEVYSSIQTGVIDGVENNWPSYESSGHYEVAGYYTLTEHLIVPEVLVMSKPSWDALSEEDQAIIREAAQDSVAHQRELWEAREATSEEHVRAAGATVNEIDKGPFQEAMGPVYERHAESDELRTLIERIQAVE, encoded by the coding sequence ATGAAATACCAAACACTTGGCGCGGCGCTGCTGGCGTCGGCTGCCTTTGTGGCACCCGCCTTTGCGCAGGACATCGTTCTGCGGTCATCCGACACGCACCCGCCGGGCTACCCCACCGTGGCCGCTGTCGAATATATGGGAGAGCTGATTTCCGAGCGCACCGACGGCCGCATCGCCGTTCAGGTCTATCACTCGGCGCAACTGGGCGAGGAAAGCGACACCATCGAGCAGACACAATTCGGGGTTATCGACCTGAACCGTATCTCGATGGGTCCGTTCAATAACCTGATCGAGGCGACCAAAGCCCCCTCAATGCCCTTCATCTTCCGCGATGTGGCACATATGCGCGCTGTCATGGATGGCGAGATTGGTGAGGAAATTCTGGCCGAATTCGATGACCACAATCTGGTCGGGCTTGCCTTCTACGATGCGGGCGCGCGCAGCATGTATAACCGCCAGCGCCCGATCGAAAGTCTGGAAGACATGGAAGGTCTGCGCATTCGGGTCATCCAGTCTGATCTGTTTGTCGATATGATCGGGGCGCTGGGTGCCAATGCAACGCCGATGCCTTATGGCGAAGTATATTCCTCGATCCAGACCGGTGTGATCGACGGGGTAGAGAATAACTGGCCGTCCTATGAAAGCTCGGGTCACTATGAGGTGGCAGGGTATTACACCCTGACCGAACACCTGATCGTGCCAGAGGTTCTGGTCATGTCGAAACCAAGCTGGGACGCCCTGTCTGAAGAAGATCAGGCAATCATCCGCGAAGCGGCACAGGACTCGGTCGCCCATCAGCGCGAACTCTGGGAAGCGCGAGAGGCCACCTCCGAAGAGCATGTCCGCGCCGCCGGTGCCACTGTCAATGAAATCGACAAAGGCCCGTTCCAAGAAGCAATGGGACCAGTCTATGAGCGCCACGCCGAAAGCGACGAGCTGCGCACATTGATCGAGCGCATTCAGGCGGTCGAATAA
- the uxaC gene encoding glucuronate isomerase, translated as MNRVARPAFLDPDRLFPLNPAPRRLARAIYDSVKDLPIVSPHGHTDPRWFADDMAFPDPAQLFVTPDHYVFRMLCSQGVDLSDLGVPRVDGGATETDGRKIWRRFAENFHLFRGTPSRMWLDQAFVDVFGVEERLNAASADRVYDHIADCLCRPEFRPRALFERFGIEVIATTESPLDDLASHQKIAASGWTGRVITAYRPDAVIDPEFEGFAANIEKFGALAGVDATTWAGYLDAHRNRRAYFKAVGGATSTDHGHPSARTEYLPQSEAAALFAKALAGQCSAEEADAFRGHMLTEMARMSLDDGLVMQIHPGSFRNHSSQVFARHGRDKGFDIPMRTDYVRALKPLLDAVGMDPRLTLILFTLDETAYSRELAPLAGVYPALRLGPAWWFFDSAEGMRRFRELTTETAGFYNTVGFNDDTRAFCSIPARHDVARRVDCAYLATLVATGRLAEDEAYEVAHDLTYRLAKQAYRL; from the coding sequence ATGAATCGTGTGGCAAGGCCAGCCTTTTTGGACCCTGACCGACTGTTCCCTTTGAACCCTGCGCCACGGCGGCTTGCCCGCGCCATTTATGACAGCGTGAAGGACTTGCCGATTGTCAGTCCGCACGGCCATACAGACCCGCGCTGGTTCGCTGATGACATGGCCTTTCCCGACCCCGCGCAGCTTTTCGTCACCCCGGACCACTATGTGTTTCGCATGCTGTGTTCGCAGGGGGTGGACCTCAGCGATCTAGGTGTGCCCCGTGTCGATGGCGGGGCGACAGAAACTGATGGTCGCAAAATCTGGCGCCGCTTTGCCGAGAATTTTCATCTGTTTCGCGGCACCCCAAGCCGTATGTGGCTGGATCAGGCCTTCGTCGATGTGTTTGGCGTTGAGGAGCGGCTGAATGCCGCCAGTGCGGACCGGGTCTATGACCACATCGCCGATTGTCTGTGCCGCCCCGAATTTCGCCCCCGCGCACTTTTCGAGCGCTTCGGGATCGAGGTGATCGCAACCACCGAAAGCCCGCTGGATGATCTGGCGTCGCACCAGAAAATCGCTGCGTCAGGCTGGACGGGCCGGGTCATCACCGCCTACCGCCCCGACGCTGTGATCGACCCTGAATTTGAAGGCTTCGCTGCAAATATCGAAAAATTCGGCGCGCTCGCCGGGGTCGATGCCACCACATGGGCGGGCTATCTGGACGCGCATCGCAACCGGCGCGCCTATTTCAAGGCGGTCGGCGGGGCCACCAGCACCGATCACGGCCACCCCAGCGCGCGCACCGAATACCTGCCGCAATCTGAGGCGGCAGCACTTTTCGCCAAAGCCCTCGCAGGCCAATGCTCGGCGGAGGAGGCCGACGCTTTCCGCGGGCATATGCTGACGGAAATGGCGCGGATGAGCCTTGACGACGGGCTGGTGATGCAAATCCATCCCGGCTCTTTCCGCAACCATTCATCACAGGTCTTTGCGCGCCATGGCCGCGACAAGGGCTTCGATATCCCGATGCGGACGGACTATGTGCGCGCGCTGAAACCGCTGCTTGATGCGGTCGGGATGGATCCGCGCCTGACGCTGATCCTTTTCACATTGGATGAAACGGCTTATTCGCGCGAACTTGCACCGCTTGCGGGCGTCTATCCCGCGCTGCGGCTTGGGCCTGCATGGTGGTTCTTTGACAGCGCCGAGGGGATGCGGCGCTTCCGCGAACTGACCACCGAAACCGCAGGCTTTTACAACACCGTCGGGTTCAACGACGACACCCGCGCCTTTTGCTCGATCCCCGCGCGCCACGATGTCGCGCGGCGTGTCGACTGCGCCTATCTCGCCACGCTGGTCGCCACAGGGCGGCTTGCCGAGGACGAGGCCTATGAGGTCGCGCATGACCTCACCTACCGGTTGGCAAAACAGGCCTACCGTCTCTGA
- a CDS encoding GntR family transcriptional regulator: MQNTFFSSLDTLRGPSATDLVFEEIYRRVVEFELPPGTKLSEQEVARQMGISRQPVRDAFFRMSQLGLIQIQPQRATTVSLISVEAVLRANFVRTALETEIVERAVENLTDEAIAELAENVENQRHAVAAADRIGFHALDEAFHQQICTCAGHSYVWAVIRENKAHMDRVRLLSLGFNAPNALADHERILEALRARDAARASGEMRIHLAGILDLIEQIRAENPTMFASQDR; this comes from the coding sequence ATGCAAAACACCTTCTTCAGCTCGCTCGACACTCTGCGTGGCCCCTCTGCAACAGATCTGGTTTTCGAGGAAATCTACCGCCGCGTGGTCGAGTTCGAACTGCCGCCCGGCACCAAGCTTTCCGAACAGGAAGTCGCCCGGCAAATGGGCATTTCGCGGCAGCCCGTGCGCGACGCGTTCTTTCGCATGTCGCAGCTTGGGCTTATCCAGATACAGCCCCAACGCGCGACAACAGTTTCATTGATTTCCGTCGAAGCAGTCTTGCGCGCAAATTTCGTGCGCACGGCACTGGAAACCGAGATTGTGGAACGCGCGGTCGAGAACCTGACGGATGAAGCGATCGCCGAGTTGGCCGAGAATGTTGAAAACCAGCGGCACGCCGTGGCAGCGGCTGACCGCATCGGATTTCACGCGCTCGACGAGGCGTTTCATCAGCAGATATGCACCTGCGCTGGCCATTCCTATGTCTGGGCTGTTATCCGCGAGAACAAGGCCCATATGGACCGTGTCCGCTTGCTCAGCCTCGGGTTCAATGCGCCGAATGCCCTTGCCGATCATGAGAGAATTCTTGAAGCGCTGCGCGCGCGGGATGCGGCGCGCGCCTCGGGCGAGATGCGCATCCATCTGGCTGGCATCCTTGACCTGATCGAGCAAATCCGCGCTGAAAACCCGACAATGTTCGCGTCACAAGACAGATAA